One Streptomyces coeruleorubidus DNA segment encodes these proteins:
- a CDS encoding NUDIX hydrolase, which translates to MTRASDTQGGPVTVSKEGLPGWLDPVVHVVETVRPRQLSRFLPPEDGAGRQSAVLILFGEGERGPELLLMERAHSLRSHAGQPSFPGGALDPEDGDPRGDGPLRAALREAEEETGLDPSGVQLFGVLPRLYIPVSGFVVTPVLGWWREPSPVGVVDPNETARVFTVPVADLTDPANRATTVHPSGHRGPAFLVESALVWGFTAGIIDRLLHYSGWERPWDREKQVPLDWRA; encoded by the coding sequence ATGACGCGGGCGAGCGACACACAGGGCGGGCCGGTGACGGTGAGCAAGGAGGGCCTGCCCGGCTGGCTGGACCCGGTGGTGCACGTGGTGGAGACGGTCCGGCCGCGGCAGCTGAGCCGCTTCCTGCCGCCGGAGGACGGCGCCGGGCGGCAGTCCGCCGTGCTGATCCTCTTCGGTGAGGGTGAGCGCGGACCGGAGCTGCTGCTCATGGAGCGCGCGCACTCCCTGCGTTCGCACGCCGGGCAGCCCTCCTTCCCGGGCGGCGCCCTCGACCCGGAGGACGGTGACCCGCGGGGCGACGGCCCGCTGCGGGCGGCCCTGCGCGAGGCGGAGGAGGAGACCGGCCTCGACCCCTCGGGCGTCCAGCTGTTCGGCGTCCTGCCCCGGCTGTACATCCCGGTCAGCGGCTTCGTCGTCACCCCGGTGCTGGGCTGGTGGCGTGAGCCCAGCCCGGTCGGGGTCGTCGATCCGAACGAAACCGCCAGGGTCTTCACCGTCCCCGTGGCGGATCTCACGGATCCCGCGAACCGAGCCACCACCGTCCACCCCAGCGGCCACCGAGGCCCGGCATTTCTGGTCGAATCGGCACTTGTCTGGGGTTTCACGGCCGGAATCATCGACCGGCTGCTGCACTACTCGGGCTGGGAGCGGCCCTGGGACCGCGAGAAGCAGGTCCCGCTCGACTGGCGCGCATGA
- a CDS encoding MarP family serine protease — MNVLDILLLVAAVWFAVVGYRQGFVVGILSVIGFLGGGLVAVYALPVIWDAITDNAEVNTTAAVVAVVVVIVCASVGQALTTHLGNKLRRHITWSPARALDATGGALVNVVAMLLVAWLIGSALAGTTLPTLGKEVRSSKVLLGVSQALPDQAATWFADFSSVLAQNGFPQVFSPFANEPITDVQPPDPALAGSPVATRAQRSIVKVMGTAPSCGKVLEGTGFVFSDRRVMTNAHVVGGVDEPTVQIGGEGKKYDATVVLYDWRRDIAVLDVPDLKAPALRFTTEDAGSGDGAIVAGFPENGAYDVRAARVRGRITANGPDIYHRGTVRRDVYSLYATVRQGNSGGPLLTPEGRVSGVVFAKSLDDAATGYALTVDEIQEDITKGRNANQQVGSDSCAL; from the coding sequence GTGAACGTGCTGGACATCTTGTTGCTGGTCGCCGCCGTGTGGTTCGCGGTCGTCGGGTACCGCCAGGGGTTCGTCGTCGGCATCCTGTCGGTGATCGGCTTCCTGGGCGGCGGTCTCGTCGCGGTCTACGCGCTGCCCGTCATCTGGGACGCGATCACGGACAACGCCGAGGTGAACACGACCGCGGCCGTCGTCGCGGTCGTCGTCGTCATCGTCTGCGCCTCCGTCGGCCAGGCCCTCACCACCCACCTCGGCAACAAGCTGCGCCGGCACATCACCTGGTCCCCGGCCCGGGCCCTGGACGCCACCGGCGGCGCCCTGGTCAACGTCGTGGCGATGCTCCTGGTCGCCTGGCTGATCGGCTCGGCCCTCGCGGGCACCACACTGCCGACGCTCGGCAAGGAGGTCCGCAGCTCCAAGGTGCTGCTCGGCGTCTCCCAGGCGCTGCCGGACCAGGCCGCCACCTGGTTCGCGGACTTCTCCTCGGTCCTCGCGCAGAACGGCTTCCCGCAGGTCTTCAGCCCGTTCGCGAACGAGCCGATCACCGACGTCCAGCCGCCGGACCCCGCTCTGGCGGGCAGCCCGGTGGCTACCCGCGCCCAGCGCTCCATCGTCAAGGTCATGGGCACGGCCCCGAGCTGCGGCAAGGTCCTGGAGGGCACCGGCTTCGTCTTCTCCGACCGCCGCGTCATGACCAACGCGCACGTGGTGGGCGGCGTCGACGAGCCGACCGTGCAGATAGGCGGCGAGGGCAAGAAGTACGACGCCACGGTCGTGCTCTACGACTGGCGGCGCGACATCGCCGTACTGGACGTGCCGGACCTCAAGGCGCCCGCGCTGCGGTTCACCACCGAGGACGCGGGCAGCGGCGACGGCGCGATCGTCGCGGGCTTCCCGGAGAACGGGGCGTACGACGTGCGGGCCGCACGCGTGCGTGGCCGCATCACGGCCAACGGCCCGGACATCTACCACCGCGGCACGGTCCGCCGCGACGTCTACTCCCTCTACGCGACCGTCCGCCAGGGCAACTCCGGCGGCCCGCTGCTCACACCCGAGGGCAGGGTCTCCGGCGTCGTCTTCGCCAAGTCCCTCGACGACGCCGCGACGGGTTACGCGCTGACCGTGGACGAGATCCAGGAGGACATCACCAAGGGGCGCAACGCCAACCAGCAGGTGGGCAGCGACAGCTGCGCGCTCTAG
- a CDS encoding alpha/beta fold hydrolase, whose product MTDPATPWAQPASAVRLDGPWSHRDVAANGARFHIAELGDGPLVLLLHGFPQFWWTWRHQLVALADAGFRAVAMDLRGVGGSDRTPRGYDPANLALDVTGVIRSLGEPDAALVGHDLGGYLAWTAAAMRPKLVRRLAVASMPHPRRWRSAMLRDVKQTRAGSHIWGFQRPWIPERQLTADDGELVARLIQDWSGPRPPEEDALATYRRAMCIPSAAHCAVEPYRWMVRSLARPDGIQFNRRMKRPVRVPTLHLHGSLDPVMRTRSAAGSGEYVEAPYRWRLFDGLGHFPHEEDPVAFSSELINWLKDPEPDR is encoded by the coding sequence ATGACCGATCCCGCCACACCTTGGGCACAACCGGCTTCGGCCGTGCGGCTGGACGGCCCCTGGAGCCACCGCGACGTCGCCGCCAACGGCGCCCGCTTCCACATCGCCGAGCTGGGCGACGGGCCGCTGGTCCTGCTGCTGCACGGCTTCCCGCAGTTCTGGTGGACCTGGCGGCACCAGCTGGTGGCGCTCGCCGACGCGGGTTTCCGGGCCGTCGCCATGGACCTGCGGGGCGTCGGGGGCAGCGACCGCACGCCGCGCGGTTACGACCCCGCCAACCTCGCGCTCGACGTCACCGGCGTCATCCGCTCGCTCGGCGAGCCGGACGCCGCACTGGTCGGCCACGACCTGGGCGGGTACCTCGCGTGGACGGCGGCCGCGATGCGCCCCAAGCTGGTGCGGCGGCTGGCGGTCGCGTCCATGCCGCATCCGCGGCGCTGGCGCTCGGCCATGCTGCGAGACGTCAAGCAGACCCGCGCCGGTTCACACATCTGGGGGTTCCAGCGGCCCTGGATCCCGGAGCGGCAGCTCACCGCCGACGACGGGGAGCTCGTGGCCCGGCTGATCCAGGACTGGTCCGGGCCGCGCCCGCCGGAGGAGGATGCGCTTGCGACGTACCGCCGCGCCATGTGCATCCCCTCCGCGGCGCACTGCGCGGTCGAGCCTTACCGCTGGATGGTGCGCTCCCTGGCCCGCCCGGACGGCATCCAGTTCAACCGCCGCATGAAGCGGCCCGTGCGCGTGCCGACGCTCCATCTGCACGGCTCGCTCGACCCCGTGATGCGCACACGCAGCGCGGCCGGCTCCGGCGAGTACGTCGAAGCCCCCTACCGCTGGCGCCTGTTCGACGGCCTCGGCCACTTCCCGCACGAGGAGGACCCGGTCGCGTTCTCCTCGGAGCTCATCAACTGGCTGAAGGATCCCGAACCCGATCGGTGA
- a CDS encoding phage holin family protein — protein sequence MSAPDGSPVGAERTIGQLFASATAEMSALVHDEIALAKAQLKQDVKRGATSGGAFSMAGAVLLFSLPMLNFALAYGIRTWSDWNLAICFLLSFAANVLVAVVLALIGVVFAKKAKKSKGPQKVAASMKETAGVLQKAKPHPRPELAQDRVPEAIEAVARSSS from the coding sequence ATGAGCGCACCCGACGGCAGCCCGGTCGGCGCCGAACGCACCATCGGCCAGCTGTTCGCCTCGGCGACGGCGGAAATGTCGGCGCTGGTGCACGACGAGATCGCGCTGGCGAAGGCACAGCTCAAGCAGGACGTGAAGCGCGGCGCGACCAGCGGCGGCGCCTTCTCGATGGCGGGGGCGGTCCTGCTGTTCTCCCTGCCGATGCTGAACTTCGCGCTGGCGTACGGCATCCGCACCTGGAGCGACTGGAACCTCGCGATCTGCTTCCTGCTGTCCTTCGCGGCGAACGTACTGGTCGCGGTCGTGCTCGCGCTGATCGGCGTGGTCTTCGCGAAGAAGGCCAAGAAGAGCAAGGGCCCGCAGAAGGTCGCCGCCTCGATGAAGGAGACCGCGGGCGTCCTGCAGAAGGCCAAGCCGCACCCGCGGCCGGAGCTCGCGCAGGACCGGGTCCCCGAGGCCATCGAGGCTGTGGCACGCTCGTCGTCATGA
- the nhaA gene encoding Na+/H+ antiporter NhaA produces the protein MTAPRPSTPRKVLGRLSLSERTYVADALRTETVGGVLLLAAAVTALLWANVPALHDSYESVARFHLGPAALGLDLSVAHWAADGLLAIFFFVAGIELKRELVAGDLRDPKAAALPVVAALCGMAVPALVYVLTNVTGGGSLAGWAVPTATDIAFALAVLAVIGTSLPSALRAFLLTLAVVDDLFAILIIAVFFTDDLNFAALGGAVAGLAVFWLLLRKGVRGWYVYVPLALVVWALMYNSGIHATIAGVAMGLMLRCHRHEGEAHSPGEHIEHLVRPLSAGLAVPLFALFSAGVSISGGAIVDVFTTPETLGVVLGLVVGKTFGIFGGTWLTARFTRASLSDDLAWADVFAVASLAGIGFTVSLLIGELAFEGDQTMTGAVKASVLVGSLIAAALATVLLKLRNAKYRRLWENEERDEDADGIPDVYEEDDPAYHLRLADVYERKAAEHRRIAQEKADARHGRAEVPGGAGDDHHRPA, from the coding sequence GTGACCGCGCCCCGCCCCTCCACGCCCCGCAAGGTTCTCGGCCGGCTCTCCCTCTCCGAGCGGACCTACGTGGCGGACGCGCTGCGTACCGAGACCGTCGGCGGGGTGCTGCTGCTCGCCGCCGCGGTCACCGCGCTGCTCTGGGCGAACGTCCCCGCGCTGCACGACAGCTACGAGAGCGTCGCCCGCTTCCACCTGGGCCCCGCCGCCCTCGGCCTGGACCTGTCGGTCGCGCACTGGGCCGCCGACGGGCTGCTGGCGATCTTCTTCTTCGTCGCCGGGATCGAACTCAAACGCGAGCTCGTCGCGGGCGACCTGCGTGACCCCAAGGCCGCCGCGCTGCCGGTCGTCGCTGCGCTGTGCGGGATGGCCGTACCGGCGCTCGTCTACGTCCTCACCAACGTCACCGGCGGCGGTTCCCTGGCCGGCTGGGCCGTGCCCACCGCCACCGACATCGCCTTCGCGCTCGCCGTGCTCGCGGTCATCGGCACGTCCCTGCCGAGCGCGCTGCGGGCCTTCCTGCTCACGCTCGCCGTCGTCGACGACCTCTTCGCGATCCTGATCATCGCGGTGTTCTTCACCGACGACCTGAACTTCGCCGCGCTCGGCGGCGCCGTCGCGGGCCTGGCCGTCTTCTGGCTGCTGCTGCGCAAGGGCGTACGCGGCTGGTACGTGTACGTGCCGCTCGCGCTCGTCGTCTGGGCGCTGATGTACAACAGCGGCATCCACGCCACCATCGCCGGTGTCGCCATGGGCCTGATGCTGCGCTGCCACCGCCACGAGGGCGAGGCCCACTCCCCCGGCGAACACATCGAGCACCTCGTACGGCCCCTGTCGGCGGGCCTGGCCGTACCGCTGTTCGCGCTCTTCAGCGCGGGTGTCTCCATCTCCGGCGGCGCGATCGTCGACGTGTTCACCACGCCGGAGACCCTCGGCGTGGTCCTCGGACTCGTCGTCGGCAAGACGTTCGGCATCTTCGGCGGGACATGGCTGACGGCCCGTTTCACCCGGGCGTCGCTCAGCGACGATCTCGCCTGGGCGGACGTGTTCGCGGTGGCGAGTCTCGCCGGCATCGGCTTCACCGTCTCGCTGCTCATCGGCGAACTCGCCTTCGAGGGCGACCAGACGATGACCGGCGCGGTCAAGGCCTCCGTGCTGGTCGGGTCGCTCATCGCCGCGGCACTCGCGACCGTGCTGCTGAAGCTGCGGAACGCCAAGTACCGCCGCCTGTGGGAGAACGAGGAGCGCGACGAGGACGCGGACGGCATCCCGGACGTCTACGAGGAGGACGACCCGGCGTACCACCTGCGGCTGGCCGACGTCTACGAACGCAAGGCCGCCGAACACCGCCGGATCGCCCAGGAGAAGGCAGACGCGCGGCACGGGCGTGCCGAAGTACCGGGCGGGGCAGGCGATGACCACCACCGTCCGGCATGA
- the acs gene encoding acetate--CoA ligase, which translates to MSNESLANLLKEERRFAPPADLAANANVTAEAYEQAKADRLGFWAEQARRLTWAKEPTETLDWSNPPFAKWFKDGELNVAYNCVDRHVEAGHGDRVAIHFEGEPGDSRAITYAELKDEVSKAANALLELGVQAGDRVAVYMPMIPETAIAMLACARIGAAHSVVFGGFSSDALATRIQDADARVVITSDGGYRRGKPSALKPAVDEAVEKAGNVEHVLVVRRTGQEVAFTEGRDVWWHDIVQRQSAEHTPQAFNAEHPLFILYTSGTTGKPKGILHTSGGYLTQAAYTHHAVFDLKPETDVYWCTADVGWVTGHSYIVYGPLANGATQVMYEGTPDTPHQGRFWEIVQKYGVTILYTAPTAIRTFMKWGDDIPAKFDLSSLRVLGSVGEPINPEAWIWYRKNIGGDRTPIVDTWWQTETGAMMITPLPGVTATKPGSAQTPLPGIAATVVDDEANEVPNGGGGYLVLTEPWPSMLRTIWGDDQRFIDTYWSRFEGKYFAGDGAKKDDDGDIWLLGRVDDVMLVSGHNISTTEVESALVSHPSVAEAAVVGAADETTGQAIVAFVILRGTASETETLVDELRAHVGTALGPIAKPKRILPVAELPKTRSGKIMRRLLRDVAENRQLGDVTTLTDSTVMDLIQAKLPAAPSED; encoded by the coding sequence GTGAGCAATGAAAGCCTGGCCAACCTCTTGAAGGAGGAGCGACGCTTCGCGCCGCCCGCTGACCTGGCCGCGAACGCCAATGTCACGGCGGAGGCGTATGAACAGGCCAAGGCTGACAGGCTCGGCTTCTGGGCCGAGCAGGCCCGCCGGCTGACCTGGGCCAAGGAGCCCACCGAGACCCTCGACTGGTCGAACCCGCCGTTCGCCAAGTGGTTCAAGGACGGCGAGCTCAACGTCGCCTATAACTGCGTCGACCGCCATGTGGAGGCCGGCCACGGCGACCGTGTGGCGATCCACTTCGAGGGCGAGCCCGGCGACAGTCGTGCCATCACCTATGCCGAGCTCAAGGACGAGGTCTCCAAGGCCGCCAACGCCCTGCTGGAACTGGGAGTTCAGGCCGGCGACCGGGTCGCCGTCTACATGCCGATGATCCCCGAGACGGCGATCGCGATGCTGGCCTGCGCCCGCATCGGCGCCGCGCACTCCGTCGTCTTCGGCGGTTTCTCCTCGGACGCGCTCGCCACCCGCATCCAGGACGCCGACGCGCGCGTGGTCATCACCTCCGACGGCGGCTACCGGCGCGGCAAGCCGTCCGCGCTCAAGCCGGCCGTGGACGAGGCCGTCGAGAAGGCGGGCAACGTGGAGCACGTCCTGGTCGTGCGCCGCACCGGCCAGGAGGTCGCCTTCACCGAGGGCCGCGACGTGTGGTGGCACGACATCGTGCAGCGGCAGAGCGCCGAACACACCCCGCAGGCGTTCAACGCCGAGCACCCGCTGTTCATCCTCTACACCTCGGGCACCACGGGTAAGCCGAAGGGCATCCTGCACACCTCCGGCGGCTACCTCACGCAGGCCGCCTACACCCACCACGCCGTCTTCGACCTCAAGCCGGAGACGGACGTGTACTGGTGCACCGCCGACGTCGGCTGGGTCACCGGCCACTCGTACATCGTCTACGGCCCGCTCGCGAACGGCGCGACGCAGGTCATGTACGAGGGCACCCCCGACACGCCGCACCAGGGCCGCTTCTGGGAGATCGTCCAGAAGTACGGCGTGACGATCCTCTACACCGCGCCGACCGCGATCCGTACGTTCATGAAGTGGGGCGACGACATCCCCGCCAAGTTCGACCTGTCCAGCCTGCGGGTGCTGGGCTCGGTGGGCGAGCCGATCAACCCCGAGGCGTGGATCTGGTACCGCAAGAACATCGGCGGCGACCGCACCCCGATCGTGGACACCTGGTGGCAGACCGAGACCGGCGCGATGATGATCACCCCGCTGCCGGGTGTGACAGCGACCAAGCCCGGCTCCGCGCAGACGCCGCTGCCCGGCATCGCCGCGACGGTCGTGGACGACGAGGCCAACGAGGTGCCCAACGGCGGTGGCGGCTACCTGGTGCTGACCGAGCCGTGGCCGTCGATGCTGCGCACCATCTGGGGCGACGACCAGCGGTTCATCGACACCTACTGGTCGCGCTTCGAGGGCAAGTACTTCGCCGGCGACGGCGCCAAGAAGGACGACGACGGCGACATCTGGCTGCTCGGCCGGGTCGACGACGTCATGCTCGTCTCCGGGCACAACATCTCCACCACGGAGGTCGAGTCCGCGCTCGTCTCCCACCCCTCGGTCGCCGAGGCTGCCGTGGTCGGCGCGGCGGACGAGACGACCGGGCAGGCGATCGTCGCCTTCGTGATCCTGCGCGGCACGGCCTCCGAGACCGAGACCTTGGTCGACGAACTGCGCGCCCATGTCGGCACCGCCCTCGGCCCGATCGCCAAGCCCAAGCGGATCCTGCCGGTGGCCGAGCTGCCCAAGACCCGCTCCGGCAAGATCATGCGCCGTCTGCTGCGGGACGTCGCCGAGAACCGCCAGCTCGGTGACGTCACCACGCTGACCGACTCCACGGTCATGGACCTCATCCAGGCCAAGCTGCCGGCCGCGCCCAGCGAGGACTGA
- a CDS encoding bifunctional SulP family inorganic anion transporter/carbonic anhydrase, with product MSACVPTRAADPNRTERTHPPHSPPPGGPRRFRIAGADVSASIAVFLIALPLSLGIALATGAPLQAGLVAAAVGGLVAGRLGGSPLQVSGPAAGLTVVTADLIQRYGWRTTCAITVLAGLTQLGLGCLRVARGALAVSPAIVHGMLAGIGVTIAVAQLHIVLGGTPQSSVPDNLRALPAELADMRPAAVSVSALTLALLLLWPRLPGRAGRLLRKVPAALVAVAGASAAAALAGVRLPKVDLPSWSNHALAGLPEGPVLGLVAAVLTTTLVCSVQSLLGAVAVDKLVAGRPGLSARVRRSDLDRELLGQGAANIVSGSLGGLPIAGVAVRTSANVHAGAVSRNSTMLHGVLVVIAALLMVPILELIPLASLAALVMAVGIQMVSLHHIRTVTRHREVWVYAVTTLGVVFLGVLEGVALGIAMAVGVALHRVTRTRITHEETEGVHHVHVRGQLTFLAVPRLSRALHLVPHGADTVVELDGSFMDHAAYETLQDWQKTHTAQGGTVEISGRHAGTRISEPQAFTDCRCRPWTPWLNHQCDRPKSTAPSRNDRGGTDRTEPEATGTGDASGHELARGIGAFQRDTAPLVRSEPARLAREGQRPSQLFLTCADSRLATSMITSSGPGDLFVVRNMGNLVPRPGEESVDDSVAAAIEYAVDVLRVRSITACGHSGCGAMQALLNSEPGGARTPLKRWLRHGLPSLERMADDSRPWGGLAGRAPEDAVEQLSLTNVVQQLEHLRAHDSVARALDEGSLELHGMYFHVGEAEAYLLTETDDGVVFDRVREADLTA from the coding sequence ATGTCAGCCTGCGTCCCCACCCGTGCCGCCGATCCGAACCGGACCGAACGCACCCATCCACCCCACAGCCCGCCGCCGGGCGGCCCCCGCCGCTTCCGCATCGCGGGTGCCGACGTGTCGGCCTCGATCGCGGTCTTCCTGATCGCCCTGCCCCTGTCCCTGGGCATCGCCCTCGCCACCGGCGCGCCGCTGCAGGCCGGCCTCGTCGCCGCCGCCGTGGGCGGGCTCGTCGCCGGACGGCTCGGTGGCTCCCCGCTCCAGGTCAGCGGACCGGCCGCCGGACTCACCGTCGTCACCGCCGATCTCATCCAGCGCTACGGCTGGCGGACGACCTGCGCCATCACCGTCCTCGCCGGCCTCACCCAACTCGGCCTGGGCTGCCTGCGCGTGGCCCGTGGCGCCCTCGCCGTCAGCCCCGCCATCGTGCACGGCATGCTCGCCGGGATCGGCGTCACCATCGCCGTCGCCCAACTGCACATCGTGCTCGGCGGCACACCGCAGAGCTCCGTCCCGGACAACCTCCGCGCCCTGCCCGCCGAGTTGGCGGACATGCGCCCCGCGGCCGTGTCGGTGAGCGCGCTGACCCTGGCGCTGCTGCTGCTCTGGCCGAGACTGCCCGGCCGGGCCGGACGCCTGCTGCGCAAGGTCCCGGCCGCGCTCGTCGCCGTCGCCGGAGCCAGCGCCGCCGCCGCCCTCGCCGGGGTCCGCCTGCCCAAGGTCGACCTGCCGTCCTGGAGCAACCACGCCCTGGCCGGGCTGCCCGAGGGCCCAGTGCTCGGCCTCGTCGCCGCGGTGCTCACCACCACGCTGGTGTGCAGCGTGCAGTCACTGCTCGGCGCGGTCGCCGTGGACAAACTGGTGGCAGGCCGCCCGGGCCTGTCCGCCCGCGTTCGGCGCTCCGACCTCGACCGCGAACTGCTCGGACAGGGCGCCGCCAACATCGTCTCCGGCTCGCTCGGCGGACTGCCCATCGCGGGCGTGGCCGTGCGGACTTCGGCGAATGTGCACGCGGGGGCGGTGAGCCGGAACTCCACGATGCTGCACGGCGTTCTCGTAGTGATCGCCGCGCTGCTGATGGTCCCGATCCTGGAGCTCATCCCGCTCGCCTCGCTCGCCGCCCTGGTGATGGCCGTCGGCATCCAGATGGTGTCCCTGCACCACATCCGCACGGTGACGCGCCACCGAGAAGTGTGGGTGTACGCCGTCACGACCCTCGGCGTCGTCTTCCTCGGCGTCCTGGAGGGCGTGGCGCTGGGCATCGCCATGGCCGTCGGCGTCGCCCTGCACCGCGTCACCCGCACCCGCATCACACACGAAGAGACGGAAGGAGTTCATCACGTACACGTCAGAGGACAGTTGACGTTCCTCGCGGTGCCACGACTCAGCCGGGCCCTGCATCTCGTACCCCACGGCGCCGACACCGTCGTCGAGCTGGACGGGTCGTTCATGGACCACGCGGCGTACGAGACGTTGCAGGACTGGCAGAAGACGCACACCGCGCAGGGCGGCACCGTGGAGATCTCCGGTCGGCATGCCGGCACCCGCATCTCCGAGCCCCAGGCCTTCACCGACTGCCGCTGCCGGCCCTGGACCCCCTGGCTCAACCACCAGTGCGACCGCCCCAAGTCCACTGCCCCTTCCCGGAACGACCGGGGTGGGACGGACCGCACCGAGCCGGAGGCGACAGGCACCGGCGATGCCAGTGGGCACGAACTGGCGCGTGGCATCGGCGCGTTCCAGCGCGACACCGCGCCCCTGGTGCGCAGCGAGCCGGCCCGGCTGGCGCGTGAGGGGCAGCGGCCGTCGCAGCTCTTCCTGACCTGCGCCGACTCACGACTGGCCACCTCGATGATCACCTCCAGTGGTCCGGGCGACCTGTTCGTCGTGCGCAACATGGGCAACCTCGTCCCACGGCCGGGCGAGGAGAGCGTCGACGACTCGGTGGCGGCCGCGATCGAGTACGCCGTGGACGTGCTACGGGTGCGGTCCATCACGGCGTGCGGACACTCGGGCTGCGGCGCCATGCAGGCGCTGCTCAACTCCGAGCCCGGCGGCGCCCGGACACCGCTGAAGCGGTGGCTGCGGCACGGGCTGCCGAGCCTGGAGCGCATGGCCGACGACAGCCGGCCGTGGGGCGGGCTGGCCGGGCGGGCGCCCGAGGACGCGGTCGAGCAGCTCTCCCTGACCAACGTGGTCCAGCAGTTGGAGCACCTGCGCGCCCACGACTCGGTGGCCCGGGCCCTCGACGAGGGCTCCCTGGAGCTGCACGGGATGTACTTCCACGTGGGCGAGGCCGAGGCCTATCTGCTCACCGAGACGGACGACGGCGTCGTCTTCGACCGCGTACGCGAGGCGGACCTGACGGCGTGA
- a CDS encoding polysaccharide deacetylase family protein: protein MAATHRIAAGSVVAAVCAASLAGCGTGTSRQEPPTPQKAKPAHAPQQSAVRLIGDGSTAYTGAQPHLPRPERLRPGQKPPQFVVFSWDGAGEDSQKLFSHFRKVAKANNATMTYFLSGVYLLPSEKRDLYRPPQHSPGRSDIGFNDRRGIAATVEQLRLAWLEGNEIGTHFNGHFCGSGGGVGEWSVQDWKDEIAQAKQFVKTWKTNAGMKDASPLPFDYDKELIGARTPCLEGQRNLLEAARDLGFRYDTSGVNDQVWPKKKHGLWDVSMQLVPFPGHSYEQLSMDYNFMVNQSGTTTQGNPAMYDFWGDQMRDGLLKGFYRAYDGNRAPLIIGNHFESWNGGTYMRAVEEVIETVCTKEEVRCVSFRQLVDWLDAQDPTTLEKLRTLRVGEAPKQGWASFLAGRPAPAPKGVPGAPAAR from the coding sequence ATGGCCGCCACCCACAGGATCGCCGCGGGCTCCGTGGTCGCCGCGGTCTGTGCCGCATCGCTCGCCGGTTGCGGGACCGGCACATCGCGGCAGGAGCCCCCCACCCCGCAGAAGGCGAAGCCGGCGCACGCGCCGCAGCAGAGCGCGGTCCGGTTGATCGGAGACGGCTCCACCGCCTACACCGGTGCGCAGCCCCACCTGCCCAGACCCGAGCGGCTGCGGCCCGGCCAGAAGCCCCCGCAGTTCGTCGTCTTCTCCTGGGACGGCGCGGGCGAGGACAGCCAGAAGCTGTTCTCGCACTTCCGAAAGGTCGCCAAGGCGAACAACGCGACCATGACCTACTTCCTGAGCGGCGTGTACCTGCTGCCGAGCGAGAAGCGCGACCTGTACCGGCCGCCGCAGCACTCCCCGGGCCGCTCCGACATCGGATTCAACGACCGCCGCGGCATCGCCGCCACCGTGGAGCAGCTGCGCCTGGCGTGGCTGGAGGGCAACGAGATCGGCACCCACTTCAACGGCCACTTCTGCGGCAGCGGCGGCGGGGTCGGCGAGTGGTCCGTGCAGGACTGGAAGGACGAGATCGCCCAGGCCAAGCAGTTCGTGAAGACCTGGAAGACCAACGCCGGCATGAAGGACGCGTCCCCGCTGCCCTTCGACTACGACAAGGAGCTCATCGGCGCCCGCACGCCCTGCCTGGAAGGCCAGCGGAACCTCCTGGAGGCGGCCCGCGACCTGGGCTTCCGCTACGACACCAGCGGCGTCAACGACCAGGTCTGGCCGAAGAAGAAGCACGGCCTGTGGGACGTGTCCATGCAGCTCGTGCCGTTCCCCGGGCACTCCTACGAGCAGCTGAGCATGGACTACAACTTCATGGTCAACCAGTCGGGCACCACCACCCAGGGCAACCCCGCCATGTACGACTTCTGGGGCGACCAGATGCGCGACGGCCTGCTCAAGGGCTTCTACCGGGCCTACGACGGCAACCGCGCGCCCCTGATCATCGGCAACCACTTCGAGTCCTGGAACGGCGGCACCTACATGCGGGCCGTCGAGGAGGTCATCGAGACGGTGTGCACCAAGGAGGAGGTGCGCTGTGTCTCGTTCCGGCAGCTCGTGGACTGGCTGGACGCCCAGGATCCGACGACTCTGGAGAAGCTGCGCACGCTGAGGGTCGGCGAGGCACCGAAGCAGGGCTGGGCGTCCTTCCTCGCGGGCCGGCCCGCCCCGGCCCCGAAGGGCGTGCCCGGGGCTCCGGCGGCGAGGTAG